Proteins co-encoded in one Rhopalosiphum maidis isolate BTI-1 chromosome 2, ASM367621v3, whole genome shotgun sequence genomic window:
- the LOC113554438 gene encoding LOW QUALITY PROTEIN: RING finger protein 212B-like (The sequence of the model RefSeq protein was modified relative to this genomic sequence to represent the inferred CDS: inserted 1 base in 1 codon) yields MDWIHCNSCFVQPEIENGNTTKKQFHLTSCGHIFCENCSCFADGTLDCCKRCRNKCSSTMIGEKSFQTNPQVLEYFQEPEEVYEKLLKXMKFQKAHRIKLVGHHQYIISKYKRAKLYIKKLEGELRIAKNALRNTPQYQHSVTESLSISTPIFQPNSTPFNMINGEANIHNIPAKMKIKMPDMRHRKQSFRNELSILSTRSNASEVSTPGSSVYASPMQETCNEKFMPTIDNLQLNSFGHKYLK; encoded by the exons ATGGATTGGATTCATTGCAACTCGTGTTTCGTTCAACCAGAAATAGAAAATGGAAACACGACTAAAAAACAGTTTCATTTAACCAGCTGCGgacatatattttgtgaaaattgcAGTTGTTTCGCGGACg gaACATTAGATTGCTGTAAACGTTGTAGGAATAAATGTTCATCTACTATGATAGGAGAaaag tcATTTCAAACAAACCCACAAGTCTTAGAATATTTCCAAGAGCCAGAAGAAGTTTACGAAAAATTGCTCA TGATGAAATTCCAAAAAGCACATCGTATTAAATTAGTTGGCCATCATCAgtacatt ATATCGAAATATAAAAgagcaaaattatatattaaaaaacttgaaGGTGAACTAAGGATTGCTAAGAA tgCATTGCGGAATACACCACAATATCAACACAGCGTTACAGAATCCCTATCAATTTCAACTCCAATTTTTCAACCAAATTCTACTccatttaatatgattaacgGAGAAGCAAATATTCATAACATTCCtgcaaaaatgaaaataaaaatgcctgATATGAGACATAG gaaacagTCATTTCGAAatgaattatcaattttatctaCGAGAAGTAATGCATCTGAAGTTTCTACACCAGGTTCTTCAGTTTACGCAAG tcCTATGCAAGAAACTTGCAATGAAAAGTTCATGCCTACAATAGATAACttacaattaaattcatttggacataa GTATCTAAAATAG
- the LOC113554665 gene encoding THAP domain-containing protein 5-like isoform X1, whose translation MVCSCSVHLCTNRSNPGSRKHHFFSFSLKNIERTQQWVNAVGRKGLIPTKHSKICKDHFHKNDFKKNIGGSYLLKLNVTAIPSIFPNYSEIIYKAKMQCLEVKSLKVVGCSSDIPHTKNNEPEYVQLNDSNCLIGNASSTSGYETILTEVSTLNIENLLTQNSSLPKLILITPSKTSCARLLFNSSPAKHPSFSPFKAKLKNKIKLLQQ comes from the exons ATGGTGTGCTCCTGTAGTGTGCATCTGTGTACAAATCGATCAAACCCAGGATCTCGAAAACATCATTTTTTCTC attctctctgaaaaatattgaaagaaCACAGCAATGGGTTAATGCAGTTGGCCGCAAGGGGTTAATTCCAACCaaacatagtaaaatatgtaaagatcatttccataaaaatgattttaaaaaaaatattggtggtagttatttgttaaaacttaATGTAACAGCCATCCCTTCAATTTTCCCTAATTATTCTGAGATTATATACAAAGCTAAAATGCAGTGTCTTGAAGTCAAATCATTGAAAGTAGTTGGATGCAGTTCTGATATTcctcacactaaaaataatgaaccag AATATGTTCAGCTTAATGATAGTAATTGTTTAATTGGAAATGCATCATCGACTTCAGGCTATGAAACAATTTTGACTGAAGTATCGaccttaaatattgaaaacttatTGACACAAAATTCATCATTAcctaaactaatattaatcacACCATCTAAAACATCATGTGCCcgtctattatttaattcaagtcCAGCAAAACACCCAAGTTTTTCTCCATTTAAAGctaaattaaagaataaaataaaattattgcaacaataa
- the LOC113553603 gene encoding cysteine and histidine-rich domain-containing protein: MCDDSNLILCYNRGCAVKFDQVNNLEDSCVYHPGDPFFHDAYKGWSCCKKKCTDFTEFLNIKGCTKGYHNGKKPKEPEKYVPDKGTKDDIIEYHAPKPVSLPRPSANLPLENMKPTISSTLIQQMASTTISNTNGNETNSLTDISIGTMCKNNGCKQAYEGAGKGNLSCNHHPGIPIFHEGMKYWSCCNKKTSDFNAFLEQVGCSQGEHCWIKETKTQGQTNCRLDWFQTGPWVVLSIFAKKYDPNISFVKLSPVKLSVELYFPSDNSLFSKTMELYGIVDVNTSCVSMLPTKVEIKLKKAEPISWGMLEYRKHKSLSTNQSTNLETNVKNENENNSVESVDLGDL; this comes from the exons atgtgtgacgattcaaatttgattttgtgCTATAACCGAGGATGTGCTGTGAAATTTGATCAAGTTAATAATCTTGAAG ATTCTTGTGTATATCATCCAGGTGACCCTTTTTTTCATGACGCCTACAAAGGATGGTCGTGCTGTAAAAAGAAATGTACCGATTTTACTGAGTTTCTTAACATaaag ggcTGCACAAAAGGTTACCATAATGGTAAAAAGCCAAAAGAGCCTGAAAAGTATGTACCAGATAAGGGTACCAAAGATGATATCATTGAATATCATGCTCCAAAACCAGTTTCATTACCAAGACCATCAGCTAATTTGCCATTGGAAAACATGAAACCTACTATTTCTTCTACTCTTATACAACAAATGGCTTCTACTACTATTAGCAATACTAATGGAAATGAAACAAACAGTTTAACTGACATTTCAATTGGTACTATGTGTAAAAACAATGGATGTAAACAG gcTTATGAAGGTGCTGGCAAAGGTAATCTTTCGTGTAACCACCATCCcggtatacctatattccACGAGGGTATGAAATATTGGTCGTGTTGTAATAAAAAGACGTCAGATTTCAATGCATTTTTAGAACAAGTCGGGTGTTCACAAGGAGAACATTGTTGGATCAAGGAAact AAAACTCAAGGACAAACTAACTGCCGTTTAGATTGGTTTCAGACTGGACCGTGGGttgtattatcaatttttgccAAGAAATATGATCCGAATATTTCTTTTGTGAAATTGTCACCTGTAAAACTATCTGTGGAATTATACTTTCCTTCTGATAATTCATTGTTTTCTAAAACCATGGAACTATATGGG attgtcGATGTTAATACAAGTTGTGTGTCTATGTTGCCTACAAAAgttgaaataaaacttaaaaaagcaGAACCAATATCATGGGGAATGTTGGAATATCGGAAGCATAAATCTTTAAGTACAAATCAATCTACAAATTTAGAAACAAAtgtcaaaaatgaaaatgaaaataactcAGTTGAAAGTGTTGACCTTGGGGATCTTTAA
- the LOC113554662 gene encoding uncharacterized protein LOC113554662, with protein MESRSARRVASNTIGITALNEYDVDDEEDFIKVYFASGTVLKPSDKPYDLRSKIHEANQELANSSDSKFVNAPGKVKFDNTVVILDSFEDIGTVSIGTETLQGAEVNISDCSIDDLKDKDILAKIDLLRDDDADDQNDVVCSSTTDRTQDTDTDDKAYSSTSFSRSFSSESDDPLFINVIESGDEFKTIMDRNNKTRQGSAIDEHVTYFPELFTHTQYKMYENCAEKTLEDGDVNIYVPKKLDAEELRNKLKEITVEHKRVMQVAGVVNEKKVDFKSSKKVGCFASLRNAQKKIKQIKTSEKKAQSSSTQICVQQKMTHSDNGNSNKNNINNNNKARVTYYFEMDPKGKLKPLSNKNSRHTVDETSSSNNCNDKSANKFFHINLRAAKNGENAKPRITKTPNADLFLEFQTDKSGNNKGAKLVIKKKPTAGVELQHSPTNYSGGGTVKKLSAAGCGERPRLPGYNGLRSEYGLSAEQLLERRNTRMERERRRKELRQKKHEEEQKKKAENEKNFYKWLQQKKQLKKHAKTIRRSYPMNKLTVSSARVSINSTHDGDGRKGSFALEELLKIKDENSGWFKF; from the exons ATGGAATCGAGATCGGCAAGACGCGTCGCATCTAATACCATTGGAATTACTGCATTAAACGAATATGACGTGGACGACGAAGAAgattttataa AAGTTTATTTTGCGTCGGGTACTGTACTAAAACCATCTGACAAACCGTATGACCTGCGTTCGAAAATCCACGAAGCAAACCAAGAATTGGCAAATTCCAGTGATAGCAAATTTGTCAACGCTCCCGGAAAAGTCAAGTTTGATAACACTGTTGTGATATTGGACAGTTTTGAAGACATTG gcACAGTGTCGATTGGAACGGAAACACTTCAAGGTGCCGAAGTTAATATTTCCGATTGTTCTATTGATGACCTAAAAGATAAAGACATTTTAGCCAAAATTGATTTGTTACGAGATGATGATGCAGACGACCAAAACGACGTGGTATGCAGTTCGACTACCGATAGGACGCAAGACACTGACACAGACGACAAAGCCTATTCAAGCACTTCATTCAGCAGGAGTTTTTCGTCCGAATCCGACGACCCGTTGTTCATAAATGTTATAGAATCTGGGGAtgaattcaaaacaataatggACCGGAACAACAAGACACGGCAAGGATCGGCAATTGACGAGCACGTGACGTATTTCCCAGAATTGTTCACCCACACGCAATACAAAATGTACGAAAACTGTGCGGAAAAAACATTGGAAGATGGTGACGTTAATATATACGTGCCCAAGAAATTGGACGCGGAGGAATTAAGAAATAAGCTGAAGGAAATTACCGTAGAACATAAACGGGTAATGCAGGTAGCGGGGGTGGTCAATGAAAAGAAAGTAGACTTTAAATCCTCGAAAAAAGTCGGTTGTTTCGCATCTTTGCGAAATgcgcaaaaaaaaatcaagcaaataaaaacatcCGAAAAAAAGGCGCAATCGTCATCTACTCAGATATGTGTACAGCAGAAAATGACCCACAGCGACAATGGTAACagcaacaaaaacaatattaataataataacaaggcTCGCGTGACATATTACTTTGAAATGGATCCGAAAGGTAAGCTAAAACCattaagcaataaaaatagtCGCCATACAGTCGACGAAACGAGTTCTTCGAACAATTGTAACGACAAATCTGCGAATAAGTTCTTTCATATAAATCTGAGAGCGGCGAAAAACGGCGAGAACGCTAAGCCCCGGATCACAAAGACACCGAACGCGGATTTGTTTCTGGAATTTCAGACGGACAAGTCTGGCAACAATAAGGGGGCGAAgttggttataaaaaaaaaacccacagCCGGGGTAGAGCTGCAACACAGTCCGACAAATTATAGCGGTGGAGGTACTGTCAAGAAATTATCGGCTGCTGGCTGCGGCGAACGTCCTCGGTTGCCAGGTTACAATGGCCTTAGATCTGAGTACGGGCTGTCGGCCGAACAGCTGTTAGAGAGGCGCAACACGAGAATGGAACGCGAGAGACGAAGGAAAGAGTTAAGGCAAAAGAAACACGAAGAAGAACAAAAAAAGAAGGcggaaaacgaaaaaaatttctataaatggtTACAACAAAAAAAGCAGTTGAAAAAACACGCAAAAACCATTAGACGTAGCTATCCTATGAACAAACTGACAGTGTCTTCCGCAAGGGTTTCCat AAATTCTACTCACGACGGTGATGGACGCAAAGGATCATTTGCTCTGGAAGAGTTGTTAAAGATCAAAGATGAGAATAGTGgatggtttaaattttaa
- the LOC113554663 gene encoding peroxiredoxin-2 isoform X1 yields the protein MILRFRRGDTMITKFVLVYLALSIVNTAANVDEFKCQTFADGSVYPSSTIESTNHKLQYTKALISKPAPDWKSTAVINGSLQELKLKDFRGKYLVFFFYPLDFTFVCPTEILAFNDRIEEFRKIDAEVVAASVDSHFTHLAWVNTPRKDGGLGNLSIPLLSDMTHKISKDYGVYLSDVGHSLRGLFIIDNRGILRQITMNDLPVGRSVDETLRLVQAFQYTDMHGEVCPANWKPGEQTIIPDPIKKKQYFDRLIEL from the exons ATG ATTCTCAGATTTCGCCGAGGAGACACGATGATTACTAAGTTCGTTTTGGTATATTTGGCTTTGAGTATAGTCAACACTGCCGCCAATGTGGATGAGTTCAAATGTCAAACGTTTGCCGACGGATCGGTCTATCCATCCAGTACTATTGAATCCACCAATCACAAATTGCAGTACACCAAAGCATTGa tatCAAAACCAGCACCTGATTGGAAGAGCACAGCTGTAATTAATGGCTCATTGCAGGAGCTGAAGCTAAAAGATTTCCGTgggaaatatttagtattttttttttatccattggACTT CACATTTGTTTGTCCAACAGAAATATTAGCTTTCAACGATCGCATTGAGGAATTTAGAAAGATTGACGCAGAAGTTGTGGCGGCATCAGTAGACTcacattttacacatttagCTTGGGTGAATACCCCACGAAAAGATGGAGGTTTGGGAAACTTGTCAATCCCACTGTTGTCAGACATGactcataaaatatcaaaagatTATGGTGTTTATTTGAGTGATGTTGGTCATTCCCTAAG GGGACTCTTTATTATAGACAATAGAGGTATTCTCAgacaaataacaatgaatGATTTGCCAGTCGGTCGAAGTGTAGATGAAACTCTACGACTAGTACAAGCATTTCAATATACAGACATGCATGGAGAAGTATGTCCTGCTAATTGGAAACCTGGTGAACAAACG ATAATTCCTGATCCTATTAAgaagaaacaatattttgatagactgattgaattataa
- the LOC113554665 gene encoding THAP domain-containing protein 4-like isoform X2: protein MVCSCSVHLCTNRSNPGSRKHHFFSFSLKNIERTQQWVNAVGRKGLIPTKHSKICKDHFHKNDFKKNIGGSYLLKLNVTAIPSIFPNYSEIIYKAKMQCLEVKSLKVVGCSSDIPHTKNNEPDQS, encoded by the exons ATGGTGTGCTCCTGTAGTGTGCATCTGTGTACAAATCGATCAAACCCAGGATCTCGAAAACATCATTTTTTCTC attctctctgaaaaatattgaaagaaCACAGCAATGGGTTAATGCAGTTGGCCGCAAGGGGTTAATTCCAACCaaacatagtaaaatatgtaaagatcatttccataaaaatgattttaaaaaaaatattggtggtagttatttgttaaaacttaATGTAACAGCCATCCCTTCAATTTTCCCTAATTATTCTGAGATTATATACAAAGCTAAAATGCAGTGTCTTGAAGTCAAATCATTGAAAGTAGTTGGATGCAGTTCTGATATTcctcacactaaaaataatgaaccag atcaaTCCTAA
- the LOC113554663 gene encoding peroxiredoxin-2 isoform X2, whose translation MITKFVLVYLALSIVNTAANVDEFKCQTFADGSVYPSSTIESTNHKLQYTKALISKPAPDWKSTAVINGSLQELKLKDFRGKYLVFFFYPLDFTFVCPTEILAFNDRIEEFRKIDAEVVAASVDSHFTHLAWVNTPRKDGGLGNLSIPLLSDMTHKISKDYGVYLSDVGHSLRGLFIIDNRGILRQITMNDLPVGRSVDETLRLVQAFQYTDMHGEVCPANWKPGEQTIIPDPIKKKQYFDRLIEL comes from the exons ATGATTACTAAGTTCGTTTTGGTATATTTGGCTTTGAGTATAGTCAACACTGCCGCCAATGTGGATGAGTTCAAATGTCAAACGTTTGCCGACGGATCGGTCTATCCATCCAGTACTATTGAATCCACCAATCACAAATTGCAGTACACCAAAGCATTGa tatCAAAACCAGCACCTGATTGGAAGAGCACAGCTGTAATTAATGGCTCATTGCAGGAGCTGAAGCTAAAAGATTTCCGTgggaaatatttagtattttttttttatccattggACTT CACATTTGTTTGTCCAACAGAAATATTAGCTTTCAACGATCGCATTGAGGAATTTAGAAAGATTGACGCAGAAGTTGTGGCGGCATCAGTAGACTcacattttacacatttagCTTGGGTGAATACCCCACGAAAAGATGGAGGTTTGGGAAACTTGTCAATCCCACTGTTGTCAGACATGactcataaaatatcaaaagatTATGGTGTTTATTTGAGTGATGTTGGTCATTCCCTAAG GGGACTCTTTATTATAGACAATAGAGGTATTCTCAgacaaataacaatgaatGATTTGCCAGTCGGTCGAAGTGTAGATGAAACTCTACGACTAGTACAAGCATTTCAATATACAGACATGCATGGAGAAGTATGTCCTGCTAATTGGAAACCTGGTGAACAAACG ATAATTCCTGATCCTATTAAgaagaaacaatattttgatagactgattgaattataa